The following are from one region of the Simiduia agarivorans SA1 = DSM 21679 genome:
- a CDS encoding type IV pilus twitching motility protein PilT, with protein MDITELLAFSAKQGASDLHLSSGLPPMIRVDGDVRRINLPPMQHKQVHSLIYEIMNDKQRKDYEEFLETDFSFEVPGVARFRVNAFNQNRGAGAVFRTIPSKVLTMEELGMGQVFRDICNTPRGICLVTGPTGSGKSTTLAAMVDYINDNKYQHILTIEDPIEFVHESKKCLINQREVHRDTHGFSAALRSALREDPDIILVGEMRDLETIKLALEAAETGHLVFGTLHTQSAAKTIDRIIDVFPAAEKAMVRSMLSESLQAVISQTLMKKNGGGRVAAHEIMRGTPAIRNLIREDKVAQMYSAIQTGASVGMQTMDQCLADLVARRVIARDVAREKAKIPENF; from the coding sequence ATGGATATTACCGAATTATTGGCATTCTCCGCGAAACAAGGGGCGTCTGACTTGCATCTGTCTTCCGGCCTGCCGCCCATGATACGCGTAGACGGCGATGTGCGCCGGATTAATTTGCCGCCCATGCAGCACAAGCAGGTTCACAGTCTCATTTACGAGATCATGAACGACAAGCAGCGCAAAGATTACGAAGAATTCCTCGAAACTGACTTCTCTTTCGAAGTGCCGGGTGTGGCGCGCTTCCGGGTTAACGCCTTTAACCAGAACCGCGGAGCCGGTGCGGTATTCCGGACCATTCCCTCAAAAGTTCTGACCATGGAAGAGCTGGGCATGGGTCAGGTGTTCCGCGATATCTGTAATACCCCGCGCGGCATTTGTCTGGTGACCGGGCCCACGGGTTCGGGTAAGTCCACGACGCTGGCGGCCATGGTGGATTACATTAACGACAACAAATACCAGCACATCCTCACCATTGAGGACCCGATCGAATTCGTGCACGAATCAAAAAAATGCCTGATTAACCAGCGGGAAGTGCATCGCGATACCCACGGCTTCTCCGCCGCCTTGCGTTCGGCATTGCGGGAAGACCCAGACATTATTCTGGTGGGTGAGATGCGCGATCTGGAAACCATCAAGCTGGCGCTGGAAGCGGCCGAAACCGGTCACCTGGTGTTCGGCACCCTGCACACCCAGTCGGCGGCGAAAACCATCGACCGTATTATCGACGTATTCCCGGCCGCAGAAAAAGCCATGGTGCGTTCCATGTTGTCGGAATCATTGCAGGCGGTGATTTCACAGACCCTGATGAAGAAAAACGGCGGTGGTCGGGTGGCGGCGCACGAAATCATGCGCGGTACGCCGGCGATCCGTAACCTGATCCGTGAAGATAAAGTGGCGCAGATGTACTCGGCCATTCAGACCGGTGCTTCGGTAGGCATGCAGACTATGGATCAGTGCCTGGCCGACCTGGTGGCCCGACGGGTGATTGCGCGCGATGTGGCGCGCGAAAAAGCCAAAATTCCGGAAAACTTCTAA